The sequence below is a genomic window from Chthoniobacterales bacterium.
GCACCAGCTTTTGGGCGCGGAGCCAGCCGGTGTATTGAAAGCTCATGCCGCGGATGAGCGACTGGGTCATCCCACGATATCCAGGATCGGCCAGCTCCGGCAGAGTGATGGCAACCGCCCCGAGACTTTCGCCATTGAGGAAAACTTCGGGCGGCGAAGCAATATTGGGGCTCGCCACTTCGAACGTGAGCAGCGCCATGAGCGGTTCCGATTCGAGGCCGAATTGAAACGCTGCGCCTTGGGAAACGCTCGCGCCGATCCGGATCGTTTCATCCGCCAGCGACGCAGTCACGGTGCCGAATTTTTCCGAATCATGTTCCGCCGGATGGAGCGGGGCCATCGTGGAGAAAGGCTCGGGAATCAGGTCGCGGTGTTCGGCGCTAACCGGGTGGAGCACTTCCGCATTCGCCATCCAATCCATGTAGGCGCCGCGGATCGTTTTCCCATCTCCCGGAACTTCCAGGTCGATCGTGGAGACGCCCACCATCGGCACCATGAGACTTTCCGAAGTGGAGAGGCCGGTGCCTCCACCGAGCTGGCCGGATTGCACTACGATCGTGCCCAATTCATTCCAGGCGATTAGACGCGGTTGTTGCTCGGCGTTGTCGTCGAAAAACAAACGGAAAAATAGCATCTGGAGGTCAGGACTCGGGTGATCGAGGCGGATGCGGAAAATGGTCTTCTCGGGAAGCCCGGGAGTTTTGTCCCCGGGAACGAGCGAAACCGACTCGACCCAATCCGGGGTCGATTGCGGCTTGGAATTGGCCGCCGGGATTTGGCGAAGATCAAGCCAGGCGCTCTCGACATTTTTGCCGGAAGTCTTCGGGGTATCCCTGGAGAGCCTTCCGACCAGCACGTCCTGGCCGCGAGTCGAGACGACCGCGCAGAGAAAAAGGAAGAACGCAGCGGTCCGATTTAGCATTTACGGTCGGAGAGTAACTCAGTGCGGTTGAAACTGCAAACTATGTGTCATCTCGAACACCGCCGAGAGGATACTGTAAACCACGAATCCGACCACAATCGCGATGAGCACGATAATAACGGGCGGGACCAGGGCCGAGATGGTCTTGACCGTGCGGTCCAGCTCCCGCTCGTAAACGTCAGCGATAGTTTGCATGGTCTGCGCGAAATGGCCCGTCTGTTCGCCCACCGCCATCATGTCGGTGAACAATTCCGGGAAAAGTCGCTCCTCGCTCAGGGCGGTCGAGAGCGTCGCACCATCGATGACGGCGCGCCGGACATCCGCGATCTTTTTTTCCAGATAACGGTTACCCGCGATCTCGCTCACGAGATCGATTGCCTTCAGCAACGGGACGCCATTTTCCATCAGGGTTCCCATGGTTCGCGAGAACTGGGCGTAATACCGGTGACGGATCACTCGCCCGTAACCCGGGATCATCAGGCGAAAGCGGTCCCAGCCGGTTCGCCCCTCGTCCGTGCGGACGAACGCGCGAAAGCCGATCATCACGCCCAGGACCGCCAGGAGACCGAGCCACCAGTAGGCGGTGATGAAATGATTCGCGCCCAACAGGATCCTTGTGGGCAAAGGCAGAGTGCCGCCGTTCTGCGACATGAAGCCGACCAGTTGCGGCACCATGAAGGTGATGAAGACCGTGATCAGGCCCGCGCCCGCCAGGGCAAGAAACGCCGGATAAATCAGCGCTTGCTGGACGCGGTCCCGCAGATTCTTCGACTGCATCAGGTGCTCGACGAGGCGGGTAAGAATGTCCGGCAACGCGCCGCT
It includes:
- a CDS encoding type II secretion system F family protein; the protein is MPQFSYRARNAQGGLVEGVLDCPDRAFAIRQIEQLHYVPVRIDAVASEPPAAKSGKNGAATKAVAAPATTAAPAVPATPSQKLKIPHSQLLIFTEQLGHLLKAGMTLDEGLSVLEKRLKQPRVQAMTHSLHQALVDGRSFSQALRDFPRIFPAIYVNLVAAGEASGALPDILTRLVEHLMQSKNLRDRVQQALIYPAFLALAGAGLITVFITFMVPQLVGFMSQNGGTLPLPTRILLGANHFITAYWWLGLLAVLGVMIGFRAFVRTDEGRTGWDRFRLMIPGYGRVIRHRYYAQFSRTMGTLMENGVPLLKAIDLVSEIAGNRYLEKKIADVRRAVIDGATLSTALSEERLFPELFTDMMAVGEQTGHFAQTMQTIADVYERELDRTVKTISALVPPVIIVLIAIVVGFVVYSILSAVFEMTHSLQFQPH